GTCTCTTAGGTATTGTTTAATCTGTTAAAACATTTTtatgcttttatttttaaaaatatatgttcattttaatttaatcagaAACTTTTGAAGTAAACAATtgtcatatatataatatcaaatgttagtaaatgaagagaaatttatagagaaatttttttttgacattcTCATTATTTATAGAAATGTATATAATTATTCGCTTTCAAAagtcttttagttttttatataagtaaaattaacgcaaatttttaaaaaaataaaaattaaatatatttcactAAGTAAACGGATCCTCAAGATCCAATTATtctataaaagtattttatattttttgatgtAATATTAAAGGATTTATTCAAATTTGTCTCAAATTAATATCATCATATATAGCAATattcttcaacaacaaaaaatataacaataaattatattaaatatccattcattatttttctcttcatctATATAAAAACTCTAAAAACACTTATTTTGATATGAAGAGTATAAATAAAACCTACCATATTTTGATTATATGCAAAAGTAACAAATTTAACACttattaagaaattaattaagtagaattaattttttaaatcacataaaaaatactataatggattaccaaaagtattttttttataaagaaaaaaagtgctatgaaaataaaagagttCTTGACaactatatattaattaaaaatattacaaaaataatatcattaaatagaatgaaaatagtaatatttattatatttaataggGCAAATATTGTGCctaaaaaaatcagaaatatTGATACtagtattttgtttataaaatattggATACTTGATGGAGAACTATTTTAACTGAAAGAATATTACTATCATCTCTACCAAACAGCGACCAAACTCTTTAGCACGTCGAAGTTATGAGGATGATAAAAGCACATAAATGAATTATCATATCCATAAATGCTACAACATGTCAACATAAATTTTCTTGGAATCCAAACACTTTTTATTAAACTTGTTTGGTGGAACTAAACTAAAGAGAAGAAGGGGAATTTTGTTCCATACATTTTTCCAATACTattctttttttcctttcaattttCTCTAGATAACATTAAAATATACCAGTAACAATGTGACATACAATATTCATAGacgttttaaaatttaaaataaaaaaaaattaaaaaaaaaaagtgagtgAAGTTAACGCCAAGCAGATGCGACGGTGAGAGTTCTTCCCATCCACCCAAAGCTAACTCCACCGTTTTCTTCATTCACAGTGACTCGGCTTCCTGGAGCCAGCCGAGCTTTGATCGACTCAGCCACTTTCTGACTCACTGGGTTCAATTTAAACCCAGCCATACTCATGCGTGCACGCCACTTCCCAAACACCTCACACCGTTCGACGCGATCTCTACCTTCACAAGCAACCGCGTTACCCAGCTTCCGACTCAAACCCTCTTCAATCTTGACTCGCTCCGTGTTGTCACGCGCCATCGTGGACTCAATTGAATCAAACAGCGCGCCGTAATAAGAACACGACTCAGCCACACGTGCAACAAACGGCGCGGTATTGGTATTAATTTCTTGCTCCAGAACCGTTACAACACCTGGCGCAAGTGCCTTCACGCGCCTAAGAAGTTCGTCGCGTGGATTCTCCGTTGACACGCTCTCATCTGGCATTCTGAAAAGCTTGAACGCAAAATTCACAGCAAGAAACGCATCCGAGTCACAACCCAACGAGTCACGAGTTAACTCAGCAAGTTTCAAACTCACCACTTTGAATTCAAATCCGATTCTCAGTCTCTCCGCTTGTCGACCCAAAAACTCTCCCACCGTCTTCAACCTCTCGTCATCGCCGGTTTCCGCCACCGCCGTGATCTTCAACGTCGCCGGAGTTCCATTAAGACGCACGTAAAGTTCGTGGAGAAGACTCGCGTATTGTTTTCCATTACCCATATCGAAATCCACCACACAAATCTTCTTCATATCGTTGTTAACgctctcttttttttcttcaaatgcGGCTTCGAGGATTCCGAGGTTGGCAGCCATGAAAGAAACCTTAAAGCAGAGGGAGTGATCGAAGAGAAGCTGAGTTGACTCAGCGTGTTCCTTGCTGAACAGTTCCACCACCTGTGGTGGATTTTCAACGTGGTTAATTCTCGATTTCAGCGCTGAAACCATGCAATCTGTTAATCTACGATCCGAATTTGAAATCGGGTTCGGATTCTGAACCAAACGAGCGAGGATCTCCGATGCAGTTTCCATTTTCCCTTCGGAAATCGCAGAAGCAGCTTCCATTAACGATTGCTTCGAACAACTAGAAGAAGGAGAAagaacagaggaagaagatgagttCAACGAAGTGGTTGAAGAAGTTGGTGAAGATGAAACGGGTTTCTGGGTCGGGTTAATCAAATTCTGAATTGTTTCAGACCATTCGTTGTTGGTAATTACAGACACTGCGTCTTCTCCTTCTTCATAATCATTGTCTTCAAGAAGCTGTTTTTCCAACTCCACTAAGCGATGATCCATCATCTTTTTATCTGAGTCATGGCTAATTGTCGTTACCCTGTTCTGAATCTGCGAAAAATTGGAACTTTGAAACGGAAAATTCGTGTTTTGGGTGAAGGAATTATTGATGGGTAATGGGTTTGTGGTACGAAGAGGAAAACCTAAACGCGGTGAAGAAAAAGCGTTAGAGTTGATGAATTCAGGTGGTGAATTTGAGAAATCCATTGGAGAAAGTGGGGACATAGGAGAAGCCTGTTGGAAATTTCTAGGTTTCACAGAACGAAGTAAAAGGTTTGAAAGAACAGtgtttgtgttgttgttgttgttgttgttaggattgttgaaattgaaattgtgaAGGTTAAGATTGTTGATGTTTTGGGTTTGATATTCAGCGAGGGTTCGTTTTCCAATGAGGGTTGATGTTTGGCGATGTGGGATTTGAGAAGAAGGGTCTAGAAAAATTGTTGGAAGCTGTTGTTGTTGGGTTCTGTAGAAAGGGTTAAGGTTGTGTGCAGTGGCTGGagttgaaattgaaatattattgttgttgatgttgttgatgttgttgttgttcatgTTGGATTGAAGTGTGATGGATCTGCCGGAAAAACCAGCTGCACCGCCGTATAAATCTGAGGCTCCGCCACCGCCGGTGTACCCCGGTAACGACATAAGAAAATaaggagaaaataaaaaactaagaaGGTTTGGTTATTTGGACAAACGCATGAGACAAGGAGAAAGATAGGTTGGTTTGGTTTACTTATGGGGTTGAAATGCTGAAAAATAATGAGTGTGGTGAATATAACGGAGAAaggttttaaatttgattaagaAAGCGAGTAAAGGAGTTTTCtattcttttgtttattttttcattttttggatttttttaacGGTACGGATAACGTGAATGTTTCTTTCGCGTTTGAGTTTGTTAAGAGCCGTTAGATTATTTCGGATTCGGGGATCTTTGCACTCAATCGGACGGCGATTAAGCGAATAATATCCAAAACGTATCTGTAATGACCAACTTCGTTTTTGATTGATGACAATTGACGACCATCCTCGGTTGAGCTAACGTCAATGCTCACGCGCGTGTATTACAAGTATTTATGGTATTAATCttgtcatcattttttttttaaataaacaaatctTATTAATAGGGTAAAAATGTTAAGTCACTGTAGTATAAAAACGGACTCAGACTTGGAGTGAAGAGGTATCCTAGAATATCAAAAcattttaactataatattgACACCTACAAAAATATTTCATCTTGTTATCAACATTATAtagtcaatattttatatttggtcagatttaaatattttggatgttgtattttaatcataaaaattcaatcattttctaaaaaattatataaatacttttagactctaataattttaaaataaattttaaattaataaaaaattgaacgTGTGTTTTCGATCTTGTTTTACACTATCATAACCAATTATATATACTTATATTGATGGTACTACAAGAAGGTAATGTGAATGACtaagaattttaattataaaattgtattatCTTTCATTAATAAAAAGAGAAGTTATATGACAGACTAAAAAATAGAGAGAAGTTACGTttggatattttatttttctcaatactCTTTTTAacagttaatttttttttcctttttacttTTCTTATCATTtcatcgatttatcaaatcatattctttatttttctaatatctCAAATTATAGTTTGGTTGTTTGgatgtttaaatataattttgtttattaaaaaaataatatacatattataaagaataataattttaaagtaattgagataataaaatagaaatgatGTTATTTATCAATATCAAAGGAAAATAATTAATCACCCATATTGAATAAATCTAACAATTATCTAAGTAACAAATTTTTacatcaattaattatttaacttgGGCTTAGTAACATATCAAACAAAACAATAGtcaacataatatttaatatatataaattgtcaCTATAATTTAATACTTGTGTTATTTATCTGACAAAATTGTGTCAAAATTACATTAGTAATAGTATTAGCAAAACTTGATTCAAA
The genomic region above belongs to Cicer arietinum cultivar CDC Frontier isolate Library 1 chromosome 4, Cicar.CDCFrontier_v2.0, whole genome shotgun sequence and contains:
- the LOC101514454 gene encoding scarecrow-like protein 8, with protein sequence MSLPGYTGGGGASDLYGGAAGFSGRSITLQSNMNNNNINNINNNNISISTPATAHNLNPFYRTQQQQLPTIFLDPSSQIPHRQTSTLIGKRTLAEYQTQNINNLNLHNFNFNNPNNNNNNNTNTVLSNLLLRSVKPRNFQQASPMSPLSPMDFSNSPPEFINSNAFSSPRLGFPLRTTNPLPINNSFTQNTNFPFQSSNFSQIQNRVTTISHDSDKKMMDHRLVELEKQLLEDNDYEEGEDAVSVITNNEWSETIQNLINPTQKPVSSSPTSSTTSLNSSSSSVLSPSSSCSKQSLMEAASAISEGKMETASEILARLVQNPNPISNSDRRLTDCMVSALKSRINHVENPPQVVELFSKEHAESTQLLFDHSLCFKVSFMAANLGILEAAFEEKKESVNNDMKKICVVDFDMGNGKQYASLLHELYVRLNGTPATLKITAVAETGDDERLKTVGEFLGRQAERLRIGFEFKVVSLKLAELTRDSLGCDSDAFLAVNFAFKLFRMPDESVSTENPRDELLRRVKALAPGVVTVLEQEINTNTAPFVARVAESCSYYGALFDSIESTMARDNTERVKIEEGLSRKLGNAVACEGRDRVERCEVFGKWRARMSMAGFKLNPVSQKVAESIKARLAPGSRVTVNEENGGVSFGWMGRTLTVASAWR